The following coding sequences are from one Lemur catta isolate mLemCat1 chromosome 16, mLemCat1.pri, whole genome shotgun sequence window:
- the RBFA gene encoding putative ribosome-binding factor A, mitochondrial isoform X3 — protein MWAPAGGLLGPRAGLRALLCGRDAALLPGRARALHGSAVACGSKNLLKKFASKSKKKFWYEGPSLGSHLTHTPSKLELMVKSTARKTRKEDHVRLRTLNGLLYKALTDLLCTPEVSQEVCDLHLELSKVSLTSDFSACRVYWKTTLSAEQNAHARAVLQRSAPHMRLTSYWQGPTLDPQMESTHQTIPGTPTPHRCVTPRNRPRTRVCVGSITRRSASRSWSTRGGERAGSGVQLGRGQRPSWQSSWQKGRRRPGPARDRTAPSGVTWQVGTTWTTAGREGHPQGSEEEREAERGGRGAGHRRRAG, from the exons ATGTGGGCTCCGGCCGGCGGGCTGTTGGGCCCCCGCGCGGGACTCCGGGCGCTGCTGTGCGGCCGCGACGCCGCGCTCCTTCCGGGCCGCGCGCGGGCCCTGCACGGCTCCGCAGTCGCCTGCGGCAGCAAGAACTTGCTCAAGAAGTTCGCCTCTAAGTCCAA AAAAAAGTTTTGGTATGAAGGTCCTTCCTTGGGGTCTCACTTG ACTCACACGCCGTCCAAGCTGGAACTCATGGTGAAGAGTACTGCAAGGAAAACCAGGAAGGAAGACCACGTGCGCCTGAGGACCCTGAATGGCCTCCTCTATAAGGCGCTGACAGATCTGCTGTGCACCCCTGAAGTGAGTCAGGAGGTCTGCGACCTGCACCTGGAGCTCTCCAAG GTCTCCCTGACTTCAGACTTCTCAGCCTGCCGCGTGTACTGGAAGACAACGCTCTCTGCGGAGCAGAACGCACACGCACGGGCCGTCCTGCAGAGAAGCGCCCCACACATGAG ATTGACCAGTTACTGGCAGGGGCCGACTTTGGACCCCCAGATGGAGAGCACGCACCAGACGATTCCAG ggACCCCGACGCCCCACCGCTGTGTGACACCGCGGAACCGGCCACGCACTCGAGTCTGTGTGGGATCGATCACCAGGCGCTCAGCAAGCAGATCATGGAGTacaagaggaggagagagggcaggcTCGGGGGTGCAGCTGGGCCGGGGCCAGCGGCCGAGCTGGCAAAGCTCATGGCAAAAGGGAAGAAGAAGGCCAGGCCCCGCGCGGGACAGGACAGCTCCCTCAGGAGTTACCTGGCAGGTGGGGACGACCTGGACGACGGCCGGCCGTGAGGGCCACCCCCAGGGCTCAGAGGAGGAACGGGAGGCCGAGAGAGGAGGCCGCGGAGCAGGGCACAGGCGCCGTGCCGGGTGA
- the LOC123621573 gene encoding probable 2-ketogluconate reductase isoform X1, with product MPFDLPGPGVGLWRPLNLGGFGRQVEPCGVAERPRCGCALGPCVGPGPLKEENPECRALSLRKAISTKVMEGGELPGVLVFALEGPHGVCEAHIAELQKHFRLVTMTEFVENKTQFCQKIQAIYIWGGKPAIDRDLLQSLPSLKIIANGGVGLDHLDLPLITSLGVAVANTPQAVSDPTADLGMALLLAAARRVLEGCRLAVAPAAEDFCVNWMGQEVTGATLGIVGMGSIGYKIARRATAFEMKILYYNRTRRKLEEEAAVGATYCERLDSLLRQSDFVMLAASLTPQTRGLIGRQELRLMKPTAVLINISRGLLVDQDALVEALQTGVIGAAALDVTCPEPLPRDHPLLKLKNVTLTPHIGSATHQARWQMMRDMTDSILAALGGRPIPNEVLLP from the exons ATGCCCTTTGACCTCCCGGGGCCCGGGGTCGGTTTGTGGCGCCCGCTAAACCTGGGTGGTTTTGGAAGACAAGTGGAACCCTGTGGCGTCGCGGAGCGGCCCAGGTGTGGCTGTGCCTTGGGACCTTGCGTGGGGCCAG GgcctttaaaagaagaaaatcctgaatGTAGAGCTTTGAGTCTGCGGAAGGCAATTTCGACAAAg GTCATGGAGGGTGGAGAGCTGCCTGGAGTTCTGGTGTTTGCACTTGAAGGCCCCCATGGTGTGTGTGAGGCTCACATTGCGGAGCTGCAGAAACACTTCCGTCTCGTTACCATGACAGAATttgtggaaaataaaacacaattctGTCAGAAGATCCAAGCCATATACATATGGGGTGGAAAGCCGGCCATTGACCGGGATCTCCTGCAGAGCCTGCCTTCCCTGAAGATTATCGCCAACGGGGGAGTTGGCCTGGACCACCTGGACCTGCCGCTCATCACCAGCCTCGGCGTGGCGGTGGCCAACACGCCGCAGGCCGTGTCGGACCCCACGGCAGACCTGGGCATGGCCCTGCTGCTGGCCGCAGCCCGCAGAGTCCTGGAAG GCTGTCGGCTGGCCGTCGCACCAGCGGCAGAGGACTTCTGTGTGAACTGGATGGGTCAGGAGGTGACAGGGGCCACGCTGGGCATCGTTGGCATGGGCAGCATCGGCTACAAGATCGCTCGAAGGGCCACAGCGTTCGAGATGAAGATTCTGTACTACAATAGGACCCGCAG GAAAttggaggaggaggcagcggTTGGGGCCACTTACTGCGAGAGGCTGGACAGCCTGCTCCGGCAGTCGGACTTCGTGATGCTGGCGGCCAGCCTGACGCCCCAGACCCGCGGGCTGATCGGGCGGCAGGAGCTGCGGCTGATGAAGCCCACCGCCGTCCTCATCAACATCAGCAGAG GTCTGCTGGTTGATCAGGACGCGCTGGTGGAAGCCCTTCAGACTGGGGTTATCGGCGCCGCCGCGCTGGACGTGACCTGCCCGGAGCCCCTGCCCAG AGATCATCCTTTGTTGAAGCTGAAGAACGTCACCCTGACGCCTCACATTGGAAGTGCGACGCACCAAGCCAGATGGCAGATGATGAGGGACATGACTGACAGCATCCTGGCAGCTCTCGGTGGCCGTCCCATCCCCAACGAAGTGCTGCTGCCGTGA
- the RBFA gene encoding putative ribosome-binding factor A, mitochondrial isoform X2 codes for MVKSTARKTRKEDHVRLRTLNGLLYKALTDLLCTPEVSQEVCDLHLELSKVSLTSDFSACRVYWKTTLSAEQNAHARAVLQRSAPHMRHLLMTQQTVRNMPPIVFVQDKANAALAEIDQLLAGADFGPPDGEHAPDDSRDPDAPPLCDTAEPATHSSLCGIDHQALSKQIMEYKRRREGRLGGAAGPGPAAELAKLMAKGKKKARPRAGQDSSLRSYLAGGDDLDDGRP; via the exons ATGGTGAAGAGTACTGCAAGGAAAACCAGGAAGGAAGACCACGTGCGCCTGAGGACCCTGAATGGCCTCCTCTATAAGGCGCTGACAGATCTGCTGTGCACCCCTGAAGTGAGTCAGGAGGTCTGCGACCTGCACCTGGAGCTCTCCAAG GTCTCCCTGACTTCAGACTTCTCAGCCTGCCGCGTGTACTGGAAGACAACGCTCTCTGCGGAGCAGAACGCACACGCACGGGCCGTCCTGCAGAGAAGCGCCCCACACATGAG GCATCTTCTGATGACCCAGCAGACGGTGAGGAACATGCCCCCGATAGTGTTTGTTCAAGACAAGGCAAACGCGGCACTGGCTGAG ATTGACCAGTTACTGGCAGGGGCCGACTTTGGACCCCCAGATGGAGAGCACGCACCAGACGATTCCAG ggACCCCGACGCCCCACCGCTGTGTGACACCGCGGAACCGGCCACGCACTCGAGTCTGTGTGGGATCGATCACCAGGCGCTCAGCAAGCAGATCATGGAGTacaagaggaggagagagggcaggcTCGGGGGTGCAGCTGGGCCGGGGCCAGCGGCCGAGCTGGCAAAGCTCATGGCAAAAGGGAAGAAGAAGGCCAGGCCCCGCGCGGGACAGGACAGCTCCCTCAGGAGTTACCTGGCAGGTGGGGACGACCTGGACGACGGCCGGCCGTGA
- the LOC123621573 gene encoding probable 2-ketogluconate reductase isoform X2, which produces MEGGELPGVLVFALEGPHGVCEAHIAELQKHFRLVTMTEFVENKTQFCQKIQAIYIWGGKPAIDRDLLQSLPSLKIIANGGVGLDHLDLPLITSLGVAVANTPQAVSDPTADLGMALLLAAARRVLEGCRLAVAPAAEDFCVNWMGQEVTGATLGIVGMGSIGYKIARRATAFEMKILYYNRTRRKLEEEAAVGATYCERLDSLLRQSDFVMLAASLTPQTRGLIGRQELRLMKPTAVLINISRGLLVDQDALVEALQTGVIGAAALDVTCPEPLPRDHPLLKLKNVTLTPHIGSATHQARWQMMRDMTDSILAALGGRPIPNEVLLP; this is translated from the exons ATGGAGGGTGGAGAGCTGCCTGGAGTTCTGGTGTTTGCACTTGAAGGCCCCCATGGTGTGTGTGAGGCTCACATTGCGGAGCTGCAGAAACACTTCCGTCTCGTTACCATGACAGAATttgtggaaaataaaacacaattctGTCAGAAGATCCAAGCCATATACATATGGGGTGGAAAGCCGGCCATTGACCGGGATCTCCTGCAGAGCCTGCCTTCCCTGAAGATTATCGCCAACGGGGGAGTTGGCCTGGACCACCTGGACCTGCCGCTCATCACCAGCCTCGGCGTGGCGGTGGCCAACACGCCGCAGGCCGTGTCGGACCCCACGGCAGACCTGGGCATGGCCCTGCTGCTGGCCGCAGCCCGCAGAGTCCTGGAAG GCTGTCGGCTGGCCGTCGCACCAGCGGCAGAGGACTTCTGTGTGAACTGGATGGGTCAGGAGGTGACAGGGGCCACGCTGGGCATCGTTGGCATGGGCAGCATCGGCTACAAGATCGCTCGAAGGGCCACAGCGTTCGAGATGAAGATTCTGTACTACAATAGGACCCGCAG GAAAttggaggaggaggcagcggTTGGGGCCACTTACTGCGAGAGGCTGGACAGCCTGCTCCGGCAGTCGGACTTCGTGATGCTGGCGGCCAGCCTGACGCCCCAGACCCGCGGGCTGATCGGGCGGCAGGAGCTGCGGCTGATGAAGCCCACCGCCGTCCTCATCAACATCAGCAGAG GTCTGCTGGTTGATCAGGACGCGCTGGTGGAAGCCCTTCAGACTGGGGTTATCGGCGCCGCCGCGCTGGACGTGACCTGCCCGGAGCCCCTGCCCAG AGATCATCCTTTGTTGAAGCTGAAGAACGTCACCCTGACGCCTCACATTGGAAGTGCGACGCACCAAGCCAGATGGCAGATGATGAGGGACATGACTGACAGCATCCTGGCAGCTCTCGGTGGCCGTCCCATCCCCAACGAAGTGCTGCTGCCGTGA
- the RBFA gene encoding putative ribosome-binding factor A, mitochondrial isoform X1, translating into MWAPAGGLLGPRAGLRALLCGRDAALLPGRARALHGSAVACGSKNLLKKFASKSKKKFWYEGPSLGSHLTHTPSKLELMVKSTARKTRKEDHVRLRTLNGLLYKALTDLLCTPEVSQEVCDLHLELSKVSLTSDFSACRVYWKTTLSAEQNAHARAVLQRSAPHMRHLLMTQQTVRNMPPIVFVQDKANAALAEIDQLLAGADFGPPDGEHAPDDSRDPDAPPLCDTAEPATHSSLCGIDHQALSKQIMEYKRRREGRLGGAAGPGPAAELAKLMAKGKKKARPRAGQDSSLRSYLAGGDDLDDGRP; encoded by the exons ATGTGGGCTCCGGCCGGCGGGCTGTTGGGCCCCCGCGCGGGACTCCGGGCGCTGCTGTGCGGCCGCGACGCCGCGCTCCTTCCGGGCCGCGCGCGGGCCCTGCACGGCTCCGCAGTCGCCTGCGGCAGCAAGAACTTGCTCAAGAAGTTCGCCTCTAAGTCCAA AAAAAAGTTTTGGTATGAAGGTCCTTCCTTGGGGTCTCACTTG ACTCACACGCCGTCCAAGCTGGAACTCATGGTGAAGAGTACTGCAAGGAAAACCAGGAAGGAAGACCACGTGCGCCTGAGGACCCTGAATGGCCTCCTCTATAAGGCGCTGACAGATCTGCTGTGCACCCCTGAAGTGAGTCAGGAGGTCTGCGACCTGCACCTGGAGCTCTCCAAG GTCTCCCTGACTTCAGACTTCTCAGCCTGCCGCGTGTACTGGAAGACAACGCTCTCTGCGGAGCAGAACGCACACGCACGGGCCGTCCTGCAGAGAAGCGCCCCACACATGAG GCATCTTCTGATGACCCAGCAGACGGTGAGGAACATGCCCCCGATAGTGTTTGTTCAAGACAAGGCAAACGCGGCACTGGCTGAG ATTGACCAGTTACTGGCAGGGGCCGACTTTGGACCCCCAGATGGAGAGCACGCACCAGACGATTCCAG ggACCCCGACGCCCCACCGCTGTGTGACACCGCGGAACCGGCCACGCACTCGAGTCTGTGTGGGATCGATCACCAGGCGCTCAGCAAGCAGATCATGGAGTacaagaggaggagagagggcaggcTCGGGGGTGCAGCTGGGCCGGGGCCAGCGGCCGAGCTGGCAAAGCTCATGGCAAAAGGGAAGAAGAAGGCCAGGCCCCGCGCGGGACAGGACAGCTCCCTCAGGAGTTACCTGGCAGGTGGGGACGACCTGGACGACGGCCGGCCGTGA